Below is a genomic region from Miscanthus floridulus cultivar M001 unplaced genomic scaffold, ASM1932011v1 fs_568_2_3, whole genome shotgun sequence.
atagccgtcgctgacagcctcgaggttaaTGGCGTAGTGCgaagagacgacggccagggcgcgcttgacacccgtgtgcaacgcccctcggagtctctcgcgaacgtggccgctcaacgcgatcaggcggctcccaagggagctagctgattggacctcctcgacgccAAGAGCCTCGCAGGCGGtccggacagcgctgcgcagcgcctcgtgctcccggacctcgacgtccagcgctgcttgcgctgcgacggaggcctcagccgcctgggaggcctccTTCTCCAGACCTACGTCGCAACAAGGGACAGGAGTCAAGCGCGAACCAGGACAGGAAGAGCAAATGGAGCgaggaacatggttcagcggaacttaccctcggccttgctcttccaggctgagacctcgacccgagaggcctcggccgccttggtagcctctgacAGGGCAActttcgtcgcctgatgctcgctctgctccgcacccagctgcccggctgtttccttagcagaggccgtcgcttcttgggcccgaagcctgaaggagtctcgctcctcctccagctccttgatcttggccaccagaggggcggactgctccttagccgtggccaactcggcctgaatgtcagcacaacgaaggcggaggtcctccacttccgcactccgcgccgacaatagCCCCTGGGCATCagcaagcaggcccttttggcgccggagctggtcccagatatccctctcatttcgcaggaacaccgatttcccaagggatcgggtctcgagctcctaagaaggcaaaacaaaaaacgcacgtcaaacactgcgagggggctcggagagaaaacaacgcggcacgaaagaggaaagtacttacccgcgtgacaccgggcaagtcctgacccataatagtcattgctgtctgcagcgaccgcactgccagttggcggtactgctcgagggtgtcccaatgccccccctctgcggtatcttcaagggcgaacacgggctccccctcggggtcagcccggttccgccagaaaacgcgcgggaagttccacccgcgaggctcgggccgtagccggactagagccgaactcccctcggcgggatctgggactggttgctccgcggtactggccgcctcgacgtccgccgcctcctttcctcgggaggaatcatcagacgagattgtctgaaccaggggcggcgccaaaatttgccccgtctccacctccatcgcctcggtctcgacggacccgggggctctggcctctgccACCGCTACCCCGATGGcctcggcgtccaccgccctgacgtcggaggtctcgggggctccggcctcaccctcagtGGCCTCGGCAACAGCAGACGCCCCAGCCTCTGCTCCAAGACCCACAACATCGCGAGgcatgggctcctcctcctccacttgcTCCTCCTTCTCCTGGGCAGCCGtctcctccgaaacggcctcgcccggcgccgcgccgcgtcgcacgccagcctgcgcctccgctgcctgatgggcggaggagctaacgttcaccttgagcgccttacggggcgccaagggagggtcTCCCACCAGAAGCGTCTGTCTGGAAGAAaggacactcccaaggtcagcatgcaaccaaggggcaaacaagaagcggACTCCACCAgggaagacgcttaccgcgaacggggatgcaaccgcttcgacaccgccagcctcctctgcaacggcagcggtggtggcagcagcgcggcctcggtgtccaccagtgccagctggcctccgtcggaccccggcGCCTCcccgacccttcgcggagatgatggggtcgcccccaccgtcacccgctccacctccaccgtcgaacccatcgggccgacggcacgctcctccgacacccgcgcctcgggtgtgtcggcctcggccccgggacgggccgccactggccccgggacacctcctcctcctcctaggggcgtcaggctccttgccggcgccccgggaaccatctccctgatgtcggggaggtgatccaggcaggccgtccccacctcgcgcccgccgccgtcgctcgaagaatccgacaccgacgacgagggagacggctccaaagggagaccgtcgagcctctggcgccggcgacgggcgtccagcttttcgcgcgcaagaatcttcttcgtgcgcttcgcctcccgggcatctttcttcttcttctcctcctcggcacgcgccctgttcacggatcgccgacgggcgtcctcgggaacgggcggcggggagcctcgcacgtctcttatcccctgtgagaacgacgaagtaagacaaccgaccaaaaaggcgaaaaacaacaaggccgcgaaagcctcgacaacatccaacttaccagcgagacatacccccgcgacgggcgcatcgggaacggcatcaagtcatcgagcctcggcttcccgtccaccgcttctctcacccgacgcagggtctcttcgtcggtaagggcggaggcggacatcttgacaccgacgatcgaatcgcccggggtcatctcgaacagccgccgccgccgggccatcagcggcaacaccctccggcggtgaaaggccgccacgaccacggccgccgaaaggccgcagtcacgcagcttccccaaggccctcaagagcggttccagcctaggctggtcgaccttgatgacgccgtatccccatttctccggttgactctctacaacccgcccggtataagggggaagtcctccgccgtcgttgcggaggtagaaccagccgtcgtaccaacgacggttggacgttgacagctgggccgggatgtagagggactgccggtcttggcgcacgtgaagggtgcagccgccggccctctgcgccttccgagcccccctcgttccccccggcttggaggtgaacgtcgctcggaacaaatggagccacaactcccagtggggagcgatcccaagatacccctcgcagacggcgacgaagatggccgcctgcgcgatggagttggggctgaaattgtgcagctccacaccatagtagtgcgggagtgcccgcatgaagctatccgccggcgacccgaagcctcgctcgtggaagacgacgaagctcaccacgtaaccgtcgcgcggcctcggctccgactcgtcccccggagcaatccactccggctcgtcggggt
It encodes:
- the LOC136532274 gene encoding uncharacterized protein, which produces MGSTVEVERVTVGATPSSPRRVGEAPGSDGGQLALVDTEAALLPPPLPLQRRLAVSKRLHPRSRQTLLVGDPPLAPRKALKVNVSSSAHQAAEAQAGVRRGAAPGEAVSEETAAQEKEEQVEEEEPMPRDVVGLGAEAGASAVAEATEGEAGAPETSDVRAVDAEAIGVAVAEARAPGSVETEAMESEHQATKVALSEATKAAEASRVEVSAWKSKAEGLEKEASQAAEASVAAQAALDVEVREHEALRSAVRTACEALGVEEVQSASSLGSRLIALSGHVRERLRGALHTGVKRALAVVSSHYAINLEAVSDGYVLPEDDEEADAEEFRQHSSR